From a single Candidatus Micrarchaeia archaeon genomic region:
- a CDS encoding PHP domain-containing protein: PGEEVGTAEGDLIGLYLSEPIARKTPFLETLDRIHGQGGLSYLPHMYDSTRHGVSRKELAEKVDIIEVFNPRCVFGWQNEKALAFAKEHGKARGAGGDSHFVMEIGDAYVDAPEGDVSEPKGLLKALAKGKVVGKKPKVSLRGATTAVSLAKRILKF; the protein is encoded by the coding sequence TACCTGGGGAGGAAGTCGGGACTGCCGAGGGGGATTTGATAGGGCTTTACCTGAGCGAGCCGATTGCGAGGAAAACGCCGTTTCTGGAGACGCTGGACAGGATACATGGGCAGGGGGGGTTGAGCTACCTGCCGCATATGTACGATAGTACGAGGCACGGAGTTTCCAGGAAGGAGCTGGCTGAAAAAGTGGATATAATAGAAGTGTTCAACCCGAGATGCGTATTCGGCTGGCAGAACGAGAAGGCGCTCGCATTCGCTAAAGAGCACGGGAAGGCGAGGGGCGCGGGCGGGGATTCGCATTTCGTGATGGAGATAGGGGACGCGTACGTGGACGCCCCGGAAGGAGACGTTTCCGAACCAAAAGGTTTGCTCAAGGCGCTTGCCAAGGGAAAAGTGGTGGGCAAAAAACCCAAAGTGAGCCTTCGCGGTGCGACAACTGCGGTGTCGCTGGCAAAGAGGATTCTCAAATTCTGA